From a single Lacerta agilis isolate rLacAgi1 chromosome 3, rLacAgi1.pri, whole genome shotgun sequence genomic region:
- the CASP8AP2 gene encoding CASP8-associated protein 2: protein MATDDDDDGMTFSNLLHGVSSQGVDDDESSVDIYDGLDSSPVISVKPATKLTPSISSLNLFDEILIEEGTAKEATYNDLQAEHEKCQQQLQELTRRFQQIQEQNSALQNENQSLKKNISALLKTARVEINRKDEEINNLQRRLTEFQVHPNTYGRTYFPASTNNARNFEGSKLKNKCRDLVPENNSRTDSRTTQALPKDKPCGYPPWDTENKKLPPEKGDTLYISQSHPEQLCSDGTHARLASVDSSYDREKGGKEMKHNEHHSSENNYKYKTKAHPNLGSTLEGKLDPHGRLEVNPDKTVKNGLWKDKKDLKLRSSPHTEKRTGKVPSAREKQPTPKDTSLSKPEHSNSDRSEKSQNKNQNDLKLRNKEESNNGQKNRQPDSYLDQRRTGKVSGPPEWNKIARSPPKISKTYVEDRKRKHRDCRRNKEASGPVPCGGKPSPLAPPPVLNKEPKHSHPKQDSSKSESEHTRSKSGRHRTEEKRKNERDNSSEARTSQNEKRESKEPSPQTGKGAMKIKDSAKREKKKFFQSVETAKVVEGLEEEVPIKGRREEEQSKSKDLKLSFMQTLNLTLSPAKKQTDKCKAVARSTNKCGTEIPGQEAMLVPAEAVGANTIKQTQTPLLPICDNPVQTKSEQVMPLSEVKTKVGNEGLPETLNTKPLNTPSDPQDIAVQWAPDDVKLLPEAKTGMEEAGGVDEMHVASGLESPLDQDTLPDNTFNDVETISSVDFDSFSVIDEISGTDSDSIDEKESSNWTDENVFECPEKENKPVPQKATVEEGKILSGGHLKPSFPDRNHENRLETLYNEGLKPTSQARETSRVSVDDDNSILSIDLNHMRNIPKPISPLNSPMRPLAKVPQMESPYKGHVKSYNTDFVPESAVVYPGRNQSSELNKENQKPLCSDHQILEESQLSMSSDELEEGEIVSDNDEPKIETNSENSKKTRRKASPDRSNLAKSTCNHKARTTSSREDTGKLSSGGKNKENPKDGTIMRSNEVKKMKTVSIDSLEKIVQIIVVPSTVHEFMQMLKAIRKQVRKSYMKFKIQFPVQHFHRIIDSAILNFTSLVKYIDFSKMSKSSEALKLNLCEVIEYKLNRIKENSAIEHLFEQQQSDMKKKLWKLVDEQLDYLFDKIKRIILKLCTLVSFGNESEEGKLDKRKKEIPKCLINHKNKIDRQKSKKPALNARMQKPEECAPSKPVAGNQLLKRGHHDTNKMSTHKNVTAKCRSSYVNPKHSRTEAEPFKESSVSVTSLNNGKNENERLHMIGDSHKSDISCGPLTEQQMSGLTFNLVNDAQMGEMFKSLLQGSDLSDKNGDFIGDNQWEFRTPEKHTPDGQNCVNEPPYETEEQIPRETGVESRVLDGIKWPIVSPERDSAFLARLQMPIDPDILDESCMFEIPTSPALKKGEECISEKPKSLVSSILLEDLAVSLTIPSPLKSDAHLSFLKPDMYGSVPEDVLSAHFSEDAHLEEEDASEQDIHLALESDNSSSKSSCSSSWASIPPAPGFQYCPSLPMQAVIMEKSNDHFIVKIRRAAPSTSPVLEQSTLANEPLTSSSGAGNKEIVLEEKIDTLDLKSIPLEDTATSKENLKIIDFEGKPNDVGKRQVTHLLGFEKEPPLCLANDHIPHLSEPQQEPHSDAPNETLESVEDLFRNAREERPCNLAVSELHQERYTNASQTQGPDLLGPYQVLHSGAGPEEASDLQEPPKEMGRTLESSIKTSHHEDTPEVLKLPQAHTAKVFQKRDASCAELEHSPISCAAVSLVEKLSSETHFDICVDLTDETAIENEVDSWDLTVEHASNARMGGLCKDKEEEKTVNHHVADDHPKHDVEAVVNLTEHLPDKCTADENFETGTTLNTGGLGCETKERKKRKKETEETSSAKRQRKESCELACKNNSKRSKEITSVTTSTSSNKTASAGDKDSLPSTSSLTPSSLCAKNIIKKKGEVVISWTRNDDREILLECQKKGPSGKTFASVAVRLNKSPAQVEERFKQLLKLFKMSNCS, encoded by the exons GTTAACAGAATTCCAAGTTCATCCGAATACCTATGGTAGAACATACTTCCCAGCATCAACTAATAATGCAAGAAACTTTGAGGGatcaaaactgaaaaataaatgcagagatTTAGTTCCAGAGAACAATTCAAGAACTGATTCTAGAACTACCCAAGCCCTGCCTAAGGACAAACCTTGCGGTTATCCACCTTGGGATACAGAAAACAAGAAATTGCCTCCAGAAAAAGGTGACACTCTGTACATATCTCAATCTCATCCTGAACAGCTTTGCAGCGATGGTACTCATGCAAGGCTCGCAAGTGTTGACAGCTCTTATGAcagagaaaaaggggggaaagaaatgaaaCATAATGAGCATCATAGCAGTGAGAAtaactacaaatacaaaacaaaagcacaccCAAATCTTGGCAGCACGCTAGAGGGAAAGTTGGATCCTCATGGAAGGCTGGAAGTTAATCCAGACAAAACAGTAAAAAACGGACTATGGAAAGATAAAAAGGACTTGAAGCTCAGAAGCAGCCCACATACAGAAAAAAGAACTGGTAAGGTCCCTTCTGCTAGGGAGAAACAACCAACCCCTAAAGACACATCACTTTCAAAACCAGAACACTCCAACAGTGACAGGAGTGAAAAGTCACAAAACAAAAATCAGAACGACCTGAAACTGAGAAACAAAGAGGAAAGCAACAACGGACAAAAAAACAGGCAACCTGACAGCTATCTAGACCAACGAAGAACTGGCAAGGTTAGTGGCCCCCCTGAATGGAATAAAATTGCCAGAAGCCCCCCAAAAATAAGCAAAACCTATGTggaagacagaaagagaaaacatCGTGATTGCAGGAGGAACAAAGAAGCAAGCGGTCCTGTGCCCTGTGGAGGGAAACCTTCACCACTAGCACCTCCTCCTGTTTTAAACAAAGAGCCGAAACATAGCCACCCTAAACAGGATAGCAGTAAAAGTGAATCTGAACACACACGTTCAAAATCGGGCAGACATAGAactgaagagaaaaggaaaaatgagAGAGATAATTCTAGTGAGGCCAGGACTTctcaaaatgaaaaaagagaatCAAAGGAACCATCCCCCCAAACAGGAAAAGGAGCCATGAAAATTAAAGATAGtgcaaaaagggagaaaaagaagttCTTTCAATCAGTAGAGACTGCCAAGGTAGTTGAAggcttggaggaggaggtgccTATAAAAGGTAGAAGGGAAGAGGAGCAGTCAAAAAGCAAAGACTTAAAATTGAGCTTTATGCAGACACTAAACTTAACCCTTTCTCCTGCTAAGAAGCAAACAGACAAATGCAAAGCAGTGGCAAGGTCTACCAATAAATGTGGTACAGAAATTCCAGGTCAGGAAGCCATGTTGGTACCAGCTGAGGCTGTTGGTGCTAATACCATTAAGCAAACACAAACACCACTGTTACCAATCTGTGACAATCCTGTTCAAACCAAATCGGAACAAGTAATGCCTCTTTCTGAGGTCAAAACGAAGGTGGGAAATGAGGGGCTGCCAGAAACTCTAAACACAAAGCCTTTGAACACACCCTCAGACCCACAAGATATAGCAGTGCAGTGGGCGCCGGATGATGTGAAGCTCCTGCCTGAGGCAAAAACTGGGATGGAAGAAGCTGGTGGAGTTGATGAGATGCATGTGGCTTCTGGTTTAGAAAGCCCCTTGGATCAAGACACGCTTCCCGATAACACTTTCAATGATGTGGAGACTATAAGTTCTGTGGATTTTGATTCTTTTAGTGTAATAGATGAGATCAGTGGGACAGATTCAGACTCAATAGACGAGAAGGAGTCCAGTAACTGGACAGATGAAAATGTCTTCGAGTgtcctgaaaaagaaaacaagcctGTGCCTCAGAAAGCTACTGTGGAAGAAGGCAAAATACTGAGTGGTGGTCACTTGAAGCCAAGCTTTCCTGACCGTAACCATGAAAACCGCTTGGAAACATTATACAATGAAGGGTTAAAACCTACATCTCAAGCAAGAGAAACAAGCAGAGTTTCTGTTGATGATGATAACTCTATTCTGAGCATTGATCTCAATCATATGAGGAATATTCCAAAACCAATCAGCCCACTTAATAGTCCAATGCGACCTTTGGCTAAAGTACCCCAAATGGAAAGCCCCTACAAAGGACATGTGAAAAGCTATAATACAG ATtttgttccagaaagtgcagtTGTCTATCCTGGAAGGAACCAGTCCAGTGAACTGAACAAGGAAAACCAAAAGCCTCTTTGCTCGGATCATCAAATCTTAGAGGAGTCTCAGCTAAGCATGTCCTCAGATGAATTAGAAGAAGGTGAAATTGTAAGTGACAATGATGAGCCTAAAATAGAAACCAACTCTGAAAATAgtaaaaaaacaagaagaaaagctTCTCCAGATAGATCTAATTTGGCCAAGAGTACTTGCAACCACAAGGCCAGGACAACATCTTCCAGAGAAGATACAGGAAAATTGTCTTCTGGggggaaaaataaagaaaatcccAAAGATGGGACTATAATGCGCTCCAATGaagtaaagaaaatgaaaactgtgAGCATTGACAGTCTTGAAAAAATAGTTCAAATTATTGTTGTACCTTCTACAGTGCATGAGTTTATGCAGATGCTGAAAGCTATAAGAAAGCAAGTACGGAAAAGCTACATGAAGTTTAAGATACAATTTCCAGTACAGCattttcataggatcatagatTCAGCTATTTTGAACTTTACATCTCTGGTAAAATACATTGACTTCTCTAAAATGTCTAAATCTAGTGAGGCTTTAAAGCTGAACCTCTGTGAAGTTATAGAATATAAACTTAATCGGATCAAAGAGAATAGTGCAATAGAGCATCTCTTTGAACAGCAGCAATCCGATATGAAGAAAAAGTTGTGGAAACTTGTGGACGAGCAGCTTGACTACTTAtttgataaaataaaaagaattattCTAAAGCTGTGTACCTTGGTAAGCTTTGGAAATGAAAGCGAAGAAGGTAAGCttgataaaagaaagaaagagatcccCAAATGCCTTataaatcataaaaataaaattgacagACAGAAATCAAAGAAACCAGCCTTAAATGCTAGAATGCAAAAGCCTGAAGAATGTGCCCCATCAAAACCAGTAGCAGGCAACCAGCTATTGAAGCGAGGTCACCATGACACAAACAAAatgagcacacacaaaaatgtgactGCAAAATGTAGAAGTTCCTATGTTAACCCAAAACATTCTCGGACTGAAGCTGAACCTTTCAAAGAAAGCTCCGTTTCAGTTACTTCTTTGAAcaatggaaaaaatgaaaatgaaagattGCATATGATTGGAGACTCTCACAAATCTGATATTAGCTGTGGACCTCTCACAGAACAGCAGATGTCTGGCCTGACATTCAACCTGGTGAATGATGCTCAAATGGGTGAAATGTTCAAAAGTTTGTTACAAGGCTCTGACCTTTCAGACAAAAATGGTGACTTTATCGGTGACAATCAATGGGAGTTCAGGACACCAGAAAAACACACCCCAGATGGCCAGAACTGTGTGAATGAGCCTCCATATGAGACCGAAGAGCAGATTCCAAGAGAGACTGGAGTTGAGTCAAGAGTACTAGATGGAATTAAATGGCCTATAGTTTCGCCTGAAAGAGATTCAGCTTTTTTAGCTAGACTGCAGATGCCAATTGATCCAGATATTCTTGATGAAAGCTGTATGTTTGAAATTCCTACTAGTCCTGCTTTGAAGAAAGGTGAGGAGTGCATTTCTGAGAAACCAAAATCACTTGTCTCTTCTATTCTTCTGGAAGACCTAGCTGTGTCATTGACTATTCCTTCCCCTTTGAAGTCAGATGCTCATCTTAGCTTCTTGAAACCTGACATGTATGGCTCAGTTCCTGAGGATGTTCTGAGCGCACACTTCAGTGAAGATGCCCATCTCGAAGAGGAGGATGCTTCTGAACAGGACATCCATTTGGCTTTGGAATCTGATAATTCAAGCAGCAAATCAAGCTGTTCTTCATCATGGGCAAGTATACCTCCAGCTCCTGGATTTCAGTATTGCCCAAGCCTTCCAATGCAGGCAGTAATAATGGAGAAATCAAATGACCACTTCATTGTTAAAATAAGGCGTGCTGCACCATCTACCTCACCAGTCCTTGAACAGTCTACTCTAGCAAATGAACCACTGACCTCTTCTAGTGGGGCAGGAAACAAGGAAATTGTGTTGGAAGAAAAAATAGATACTTTGGACCTCAAAAGCATTCCTTTGGAAGATACAGCAACATCTAAggaaaatttaaagattattgaCTTTGAGGGTAAGCCGAACGATGTTGGAAAGAGACAAGTTACTCATTTGCTGGGGTTTGAGAAGGAGCCACCTCTGTGCCTTGCGAATGATCACATTCCTCATCTTTCTGAACCGCAACAGGAACCTCATTCTGATGCCCCAAATGAGACACTTGAATCTGTAGAGGACCTGTTCAGGAATGCCAGAGAAGAACGACCTTGCAATCTTGCAGTGTCTGAATTGCATCAGGAGCGATATACTAATGCCAGTCAAACTCAAGGCCCTGACTTACTTGGGCCCTATCAGGTGTTGCACAGTGGAGCTGGCCCAGAAGAAGCCTCTGATTTGCAAGAGCCCCCTAAAGAAATGGGGAGAACTTTAGAATCCTCAATTAAAACTAGCCACCATGAGGACACACCTGAAGTTTTGAAACTACCTCAGGCACACACTGCGAAAGTCTTCCAAAAAAGAGATGCATCTTGTGCTGAATTAGAACATTCTCCAATTAGCTGTGCAGCAGTTTCCCTTGTAGAAAAGTTGTCTTCTGAGACCCATTTTGATATATGTGTAGACTTGACTGATGAGACTGCCATAGAAAATGAAGTTGATTCATGGGATCTTACAGTGGAACATGCTTCAAATGCTAGAATGGGAGGCTTATGTAAAGATaaagaggaggagaagacagTGAACCACCATGTAGCAGATGATCATCCAAAGCATGATGTTGAAGCAGTTGTAAATttgacagagcatctgcctgaCAAGTGTACAGCAGATGAGAATTTTGAAACAGGAACTACTCTAAATACTGGTGGCCTGGGATGTgaaacaaaagaaaggaaaaaaagaaaaaaagagacagAAGAAACATCCAGTGCAAAAAGACAAAGAAAGGAGAGTTGTGAATTGGCttgtaaaaataacagcaaaaggTCTAAAGAGATTACTTCAGTGACCACAAGCACATCCAGTAATAAGACTGCATCAGCCGGAGACAAAGATTCTTTACCATCAACATCCTCGCTGACACCATCAAGTCTGTGCGCCAAAAACATCATTaagaaaaaaggggaagttgTGATTTCTTGGACAAG AAATGATGACCGGGAGATTCTATTAGAATGTCAGAAGAAAGGACCTTCAGGAAAAACATTTGCTTCTGTTGCTGTCAGGTTAAATAAAAGTCCAGCTCAG GTTGAAGAAAGATTCAAGCAGTTGCTGAAGCTATTCAAGATGTCAAACTGCAGCTAG
- the GJA10 gene encoding gap junction alpha-10 protein isoform X2, translating into MTMGDWNLLGSILEEVHIHSTIVGKIWLTILFIFRMLVLGVAAEDVWDDEQAEFICNTEQPGCSNICYDKAFPISLIRYWVLQVIFVSSPSLVYMGHALYRLRALEKERQRKKAHLKAQLEEIELILEEHRRIERELRKLEEQKKVNKAPLQGALLWTYILHILTRSVLEVGFMVGQYLLYGFQMYPLYKCTRPPCPNTVDCFISRPTEKTIFMVFMHSIAAVSLFLNVLEIVHLGIKKIKKTLCGTLKEELVATDNDVNFSKKNSVIQQICIMSNSSPQGSFKFMPDQQVGLPAYLAPEEGFTPAEQNQNPINAEQQWCSNQRSRPNQHQGQLHHLCRHLEHPNECDQHHRQLPRHLQNLIGQRHDYQQQNESSSSEDVQKPSQQGTNSYRKNEQHPLEHSKNPQYGPKACIISSHMDSPQGILRKHSRALSCKDLGTDRCDSPDSGRHQNRKSSFLSRVLSESQLDTDSDTSDSRNGSGSDAKHRDDSSLPNTPPLPSAMGRRMSMNVLLELSSIMKK; encoded by the exons ATGACTATGGGGGACTGGAACTTGCTGGGCAGCATCCTAGAAGAAGTACACATCCATTCTACCATAGTGGGCAAAATCTGGCTCACCATCCTTTTCATATTTCGAATGCTAGTTCTTGGTGTTGCAGCTGAAGATGTCTGGGATGATGAGCAAGCAGAGTTCATTTGCAACACAGAGCAGCCTGGCTGCAGCAATATCTGCTATGACAAAGCTTTTCCCATCTCCCTGATCCGTTACTGGGTGCTACAGGTAATCTTTGTTTCATCTCCTTCCCTCGTTTATATGGGTCATGCCCTTTACAGACTCCGGGCCCTTGAGAAAGAGAGGCAGCGGAAGAAAGCTCACCTCAAAGCACAGCTGGAAGAGATTGAGCTTATATTGGAAGAACACAGGAGAATAGAGAGGGAATTGAGGAAGCTGGAAGAACAAAAGAAAGTAAACAAGGCACCCTTGCAAGGGGCATTGCTGTGGACCTATATTCTGCATATCCTGACCCGGTCAGTCTTAGAAGTGGGTTTTATGGTGGGTCAGTATCTTTTATATGGGTTTCAAATGTATCCACTTTATAAATGCACTCGCCCACCATGTCCTAACACTGTGGATTGTTTTATATCTAGACCAACAGAGAAAACTATCTTCATGGTTTTCATGCACAGTATTGCAGCAGTTTCTCTCTTTCTGAATGTTTTAGAGATTGTCCACTTGGGGATAAAGAAGATTAAAAAGACCCTTTGTGGGACGCTCAAGGAGGAGCTTGTAGCCACTGATAATGATGttaacttttccaaaaaaaattcagTGATACAGCAGATTTGCATCATGTCTAACTCGTCTCCCCAAGGCAGTTTTAAATTTATGCCAGACCAGCAAGTTGGGCTGCCAGCTTACTTGGCTCCTGAGGAAGGATTCACACCTGCTGAACAAAACCAGAACCCAATAAATGCAGAACAACAATGGTGCAGCAACCAGAGAAGCAGGCCAAATCAGCACCAGGGTCAACTCCACCATCTCTGCAGACATCTAGAACATCCTAATGAGTGTGATCAGCACCACAGACAGCTCCCCAGGCACCTCCAAAATCTCATAGGTCAGCGGCATGATTATCAACAACAGAATGAGTCTTCCAGCAGTGAGGATGTCCAGAAGCCGTCACAGCAGGGCACCAACAGCTATCGAAAGAATGAACAGCATCCTCTAGAACATTCCAAGAATCCTCAATATGGTCCTAAAGCTTGCATTATCTCCAGTCATATGGACAGCCCTCAAGGCATTCTTCGAAAGCATAGCCGGGCACTCAGCTGCAAGGACTTAGGAACTGATCGTTGTGACTCTCCAGACAGCGGGCGTCATCAGAACCGCAAGTCTAGCTTTTTGTCCAGGGTCTTGTCAGAAAGCCAGCTGGACACAGACTCAGACACCTCAGACTCGCGGAATGGCTCTGGCTCAGATGCCAAACACAGAGATGATAGCAGTCTTCCTAACACACCACCACTTCCTTCCGCAATGGGACGCAGAATGTCAATG aaTGTGCTACTAGAACTATCATCTATCATGAAAAAATAA
- the GJA10 gene encoding gap junction alpha-10 protein isoform X1, whose translation MTMGDWNLLGSILEEVHIHSTIVGKIWLTILFIFRMLVLGVAAEDVWDDEQAEFICNTEQPGCSNICYDKAFPISLIRYWVLQVIFVSSPSLVYMGHALYRLRALEKERQRKKAHLKAQLEEIELILEEHRRIERELRKLEEQKKVNKAPLQGALLWTYILHILTRSVLEVGFMVGQYLLYGFQMYPLYKCTRPPCPNTVDCFISRPTEKTIFMVFMHSIAAVSLFLNVLEIVHLGIKKIKKTLCGTLKEELVATDNDVNFSKKNSVIQQICIMSNSSPQGSFKFMPDQQVGLPAYLAPEEGFTPAEQNQNPINAEQQWCSNQRSRPNQHQGQLHHLCRHLEHPNECDQHHRQLPRHLQNLIGQRHDYQQQNESSSSEDVQKPSQQGTNSYRKNEQHPLEHSKNPQYGPKACIISSHMDSPQGILRKHSRALSCKDLGTDRCDSPDSGRHQNRKSSFLSRVLSESQLDTDSDTSDSRNGSGSDAKHRDDSSLPNTPPLPSAMGRRMSMASRPKRPSFYTLLVMCY comes from the exons ATGACTATGGGGGACTGGAACTTGCTGGGCAGCATCCTAGAAGAAGTACACATCCATTCTACCATAGTGGGCAAAATCTGGCTCACCATCCTTTTCATATTTCGAATGCTAGTTCTTGGTGTTGCAGCTGAAGATGTCTGGGATGATGAGCAAGCAGAGTTCATTTGCAACACAGAGCAGCCTGGCTGCAGCAATATCTGCTATGACAAAGCTTTTCCCATCTCCCTGATCCGTTACTGGGTGCTACAGGTAATCTTTGTTTCATCTCCTTCCCTCGTTTATATGGGTCATGCCCTTTACAGACTCCGGGCCCTTGAGAAAGAGAGGCAGCGGAAGAAAGCTCACCTCAAAGCACAGCTGGAAGAGATTGAGCTTATATTGGAAGAACACAGGAGAATAGAGAGGGAATTGAGGAAGCTGGAAGAACAAAAGAAAGTAAACAAGGCACCCTTGCAAGGGGCATTGCTGTGGACCTATATTCTGCATATCCTGACCCGGTCAGTCTTAGAAGTGGGTTTTATGGTGGGTCAGTATCTTTTATATGGGTTTCAAATGTATCCACTTTATAAATGCACTCGCCCACCATGTCCTAACACTGTGGATTGTTTTATATCTAGACCAACAGAGAAAACTATCTTCATGGTTTTCATGCACAGTATTGCAGCAGTTTCTCTCTTTCTGAATGTTTTAGAGATTGTCCACTTGGGGATAAAGAAGATTAAAAAGACCCTTTGTGGGACGCTCAAGGAGGAGCTTGTAGCCACTGATAATGATGttaacttttccaaaaaaaattcagTGATACAGCAGATTTGCATCATGTCTAACTCGTCTCCCCAAGGCAGTTTTAAATTTATGCCAGACCAGCAAGTTGGGCTGCCAGCTTACTTGGCTCCTGAGGAAGGATTCACACCTGCTGAACAAAACCAGAACCCAATAAATGCAGAACAACAATGGTGCAGCAACCAGAGAAGCAGGCCAAATCAGCACCAGGGTCAACTCCACCATCTCTGCAGACATCTAGAACATCCTAATGAGTGTGATCAGCACCACAGACAGCTCCCCAGGCACCTCCAAAATCTCATAGGTCAGCGGCATGATTATCAACAACAGAATGAGTCTTCCAGCAGTGAGGATGTCCAGAAGCCGTCACAGCAGGGCACCAACAGCTATCGAAAGAATGAACAGCATCCTCTAGAACATTCCAAGAATCCTCAATATGGTCCTAAAGCTTGCATTATCTCCAGTCATATGGACAGCCCTCAAGGCATTCTTCGAAAGCATAGCCGGGCACTCAGCTGCAAGGACTTAGGAACTGATCGTTGTGACTCTCCAGACAGCGGGCGTCATCAGAACCGCAAGTCTAGCTTTTTGTCCAGGGTCTTGTCAGAAAGCCAGCTGGACACAGACTCAGACACCTCAGACTCGCGGAATGGCTCTGGCTCAGATGCCAAACACAGAGATGATAGCAGTCTTCCTAACACACCACCACTTCCTTCCGCAATGGGACGCAGAATGTCAATGGCAAGTAGACCCAAGCGACCTTCCTTCTATACCCTGCTAGT aaTGTGCTACTAG